The sequence TCCGCGGATTCACGCGGATAAACGCGGAATCCAATTCAACCTATTACCGTAGAGACGCGGCCTGCCGCGTCTCTTTTATTTTGATGCAAGTCCTCCCAATAGAAATCGGACTCTCGTGTTGTACAGTAATGGGCAATGACGAAGCGCAAGTCCAAGGGCGCGTACATGATCTCGGCGGTGGCGGAGATGTACGACATTCATCCGCAGACGTTGCGTTTGTACGAGCGTGAAGGGCTGCTCAAGCCCAGCCGGACCGAAGGCAATACGCGGCTTTACACCGACGAAGATTTGCAACGGCTGGAGTTCATCCTCAATCTGGCGCGCGACCTGGGCGTGAACATCAGTGGGATTGCCATCATCCTGCAAATGCGGGAGCGGATGGAAGAAACGCAACGGCAGATCCAGGATTTCGTGCAGTACATCCAGCAGGAAGTGCTGACGCGGGCCAATGCGGCGGCTGATCCTTCCAAGGGCGCGATTGTGCCAATCCGGCGGACCGCGATCACGCCGCCAATCGTTCCCGGCAAAAGACGGTAGTTCCTTCCGCCCGATTGCCTACGGCGTAAAGCCATACTCCACCGACAGATCAGCGTTCACCCATAGGGCGCCTTTGCCATCCGTGTTGCGCCGAAATATTACGTAGTATTTCGCGCCGTCGTCCTGGGTGGTGCGGAGAGAGATGCTCACGGTGTGATCGTGCGACGGCTCGATTGCATAGAGAGATTCGGCGCTGCGATGGTTGATGTAGGCGTCGTATTGGTCTTCGGTCATGACCATCAACTCGATGTCGGCGGATTCGTCGCTGATGCGCGCTCCTCCGGCTCCTTGCACAAACGAAGAAAAGGTTCCGGTCAGATGGGGCGCGAGGGCGTGTGCCGGTACGTCAAACGACAGTTTCTGCGACTTGTCGACCTTCGTGAGGCCGTGCGTCACTCGTTGCGGCGCCAGTTTTGGTCCCTGGTTGACGCGATCCAGACTCGAGTCGGGATTCAGGTCTTTGTTTCCGCGATTGCACCCAAGGACTCCAATCAGTGCCATGCTCACCATGGCTGACATCAGCTGGCGTTTCATTCCCAATCTCCTGCGTTCGCAATTTCGTCGGGCGTATCCGGCGTGGATGAATTTACGAAACTTTCATTTGTCCGCAACCACAGATTACTGCCCTCAGCCTAAGTTAGAGCTATGAAACCGGAAAATCT is a genomic window of Acidobacteriota bacterium containing:
- a CDS encoding helix-turn-helix transcriptional regulator, whose protein sequence is MTKRKSKGAYMISAVAEMYDIHPQTLRLYEREGLLKPSRTEGNTRLYTDEDLQRLEFILNLARDLGVNISGIAIILQMRERMEETQRQIQDFVQYIQQEVLTRANAAADPSKGAIVPIRRTAITPPIVPGKRR